In Citrus sinensis cultivar Valencia sweet orange chromosome 2, DVS_A1.0, whole genome shotgun sequence, a single genomic region encodes these proteins:
- the LOC102616152 gene encoding uncharacterized protein LOC102616152: protein MLRSVFCKHTLLISTSGWLNLPRVICSSSSLSSSDSKTSTATMMSQSKLPSPPVAKKVEHKMELFGDVRVDNYYWLRDDSRSDPEVLAYLKQENDYFESAMSGTKKIEDNMFAELKGRIKQEDVSAPFRQGSYYYYTRTLEGKEYVQHCRRLIHNNEAPPSVHDTMETGPDAPPEHLILDENVKAEGRGFYSVGCFQVSPDNKLVAYAEDTKGDEIYTVYVIDIETGTPVGKPLVGVTASVEWAGNEALVYITMDEILRPDKAWLHKLEADQSNDICLYHEKDDIYSLGLQASESKKFLFIASESKITRFVFYLDVSKPEELRVLTPRVVGVDTAASHRGNHFFITRRSDELFNSELLACPVDNTSETTVLIPHRESVKLQDIQLFIDHLAVYEREGGLQKITTYRLPAVGEPLKSLQGGKSVEFIDPVYSIDPSESVFSSRILRFHYSSLRTPPSVYDYDMDMGISVLKKIETVLGGFDTNNYFTERKWASASDGTQIPICIVYRKNLVKLDGSDPLLLYGYGSYEICNDPAFNSSRLSLLDRGFIFAIAQIRGGGELGRQWYENGKFLKKKNTFTDFIACAEYLIKNCYCTKEKLCIEGRSAGGLLIGAVLNMRPDLFKAAVAAVPFVDVLTTMLDPTIPLTTAEWEEWGDPWKEEFYFYMKSYSPVDNVKAQNYPHILVTAGLNDPRVMYSEPAKFVAKLREMKTDDNILLFKCELGAGHFSKSGRFERLREAAFTYTFLMRALSMLPSVGSEQS, encoded by the exons ATGCTTCGAAGTGTGTTTTGCAAACATACGCTGCTTATAAGCACAAGCGGCTGGCTTAACCTGCCGCGAGTGATCTGCTCATCATCGTCGCTATCATCTTCAGATTCGAAAACATCAACGGCCACGATGATGTCGCAGTCGAAGTTACCGTCGCCGCCGGTGGCGAAGAAGGTGGAGCACAAGATGGAGTTGTTCGGAGACGTCAGAGTTGATAACTATTACTGGCTTCGAGATGACTCTCGATCCGATCCCGAAGTGCTCGCTTATCTTAAGCAAGAAAACGACTATTTCGAGTCCGCTATGTCTG GAACAAAAAAGATTGAGGACAACATGTTTGCTGAGTTAAAAGGAAGGATCAAGCAGGAAGATGTATCTGCACCATTTCGTCAAGggtcttattattattacacaaGGACTTTGGAGGGGAAGGAGTATGTTCAGCACTGTAGGCGATTGATCCATAATAATGAGGCTCCACCTTCTGTTCATGATACTATGGAAACTGGTCCTGATGCTCCTCCTGAGCATCTTATCTTGGATGAGAATGTTAAGGCTGAAGGTCGAGGTTTTTATAGCGTCGGTTGTTTCCAG GTTAGCCCGGATAATAAGTTGGTGGCATATGCAGAAGACACTAAAGGAGATGAAATATACACTGTATACGTCATTGATATAGAGACCGGAACTCCTGTTGGGAAGCCTTTAGTGGGGGTAACTGCATCTGTTGAATGGGCTGGTAATGAAGCTTTAGTTTACATTACAATGGATGAGATCCTACGGCCTGATAAG GCGTGGTTACATAAGTTGGAAGCAGACCAGTCAAATGACATCTGCCTTTATCACGAGAAGGATGATATATATTCTCTTGGTCTTCAAGCTTCTGAgagtaaaaaatttttattcattgcTTCTGAAAGCAAAATTACCAGGTTTGTCTTCTATCTGGATGTCTCTAAGCCTGAAGAGCTGAGGGTCTTGACACCTCGTGTAGTAGGAGTTGATACAGCAGCCAGTCATCGTGGAAACCATTTCTTCATAACAAGGAGAAGTGATGAGTTATTCAATTCAGAACTACTAGCATGTCCTGTGGACAACACATCTGAAACTACGGTTCTTATTCCACACAGAGAAAG TGTAAAACTTCAGGACATACAACTTTTTATTGATCATCTTGCTGTGTATGAGCGTGAAGGGGGTCTGCAAAAAATAACTACTTATCGTCTTCCAGCTGTAGGGGAGCCACTCAAAAGCCTCCAAGGTGGCAAGTCTGTTGAATTTATAGATCCAGTATACTCAATCGATCCATCAGAATCAGTGTTTTCATCCAGGATTTTGCGGTTTCATTATAGCTCATTGAGGACACCTCCTTCCGTATATGATTATGATATGGACATGGGGAtttctgttttgaagaaaattgaaact GTCTTGGGAGGTTTTGAtacaaacaattattttactgaAAGGAAGTGGGCCAGTGCTTCAGATGGCACACAGATTCCTATATGCATTGTCTATCGGAAGAATCTTGTGAAGCTTGATGGATCAGATCCATTACTACTTTATGGCTATGGTTCGTAtgag ATCTGCAATGATCCTGCTTTCAACTCATCTCGGCTTTCTCTATTAGATCGTGGTTTCATCTTTGCGATAGCTCAGATTCGGGGGGGTGGTGAATTGGGAAGACAGTGGTACGAGAATGGGaagtttttaaagaaaaagaataccTTCACTGATTTTATTGCCTGTGCTGAGTACTTGATAAAAAATTGCTACTGTACAAAGGAAAAACTGTGTATTGAAGGAAGAAGTGCTGGGGGATTGCTTATTGGTGCTGTCCTTAACATGAGGCCTGATTTGTTCAAGGCTGCAGTTGCAGCAGTCCCATTCGTAGATGTCCTGACCACAATGCTGGATCCAACTATTCCTCTTACAACTGCTGAGTGGGag GAATGGGGTGACCCCTGGAAGGAAGAATTTTACTTCTACATGAAGTCATATTCGCCTGTTGATAAT GTTAAGGCTCAAAATTATCCTCACATTCTTGTCACGGCTGGCTTGAATG ATCCACGTGTTATGTACTCGGAACCTGCTAAGTTTGTGGCAAAACTGAGGGAAATGAAAACTGATGACAATATACTATTGTTTAAATGTGAACTTGGTGCTGGACATTTTTCAAAGTCAGGGAG ATTTGAGAGGCTTCGAGAAGCTGCTTTTACATATACTTTTCTGATGAGGGCCCTGAGTATGCTTCCCAGTGTTGGCTCTGAGCAGAGCTGA
- the LOC102616443 gene encoding uncharacterized protein LOC102616443, which yields MGCFISTPNAPGETRRKPKNVGEIAVFVPGLRIPKPVDFAEPIGDELSRRLVERLSALRTRIVVMAGQEAPMATKPRRKATQHGGSTLADLQQALEDYLPILLGLVENGNQLRDKLQFSWLNQEDDAEETTMANSWYEILSVLQMMTMLSLSQANLLLLPKTSTDGYQSKVSVECRRESIDMFLKAAGYLDFAVNNVLPQLPPEIRKNLPMDLTEGVLRAFCMQSLGQGVDVQLGMAIDSVNATVAVKRRFACELVKYWHEAQENIVNLPLANGWGDKHRLFVRWKYAEAKAAAYYLHGLILDEGKTEGCSEMAAAALRAADEFLKESKMTCESFHMTPPLSRNPPLWGTSKYLSEKIPKDISSRLPVNPGPQNYEMILQTAPALPDFQLSLKPEDFILPSVDSSWKEN from the exons ATGGGGTGCTTTATATCGACGCCAAATGCTCCTGGTGAAACCCGAAGAAAGCCGAAAAATGTTGGGGAGATTGCTGTGTTTGTTCCAGGATTAAGGATTCCAAAACCTGTTGACTTTGCTGAGCCAATTGGTGATGAGTTATCTAGGAGATTGGTTGAACGTTTATCGGCTCTTAGAACTAGGATTGTTGTCATGGCAGGGCAAGAAGCTCCCATGGCTACAAAACCAAGAAGAAAAGCCACACAACATG GAGGATCAACACTGGCTGATCTTCAACAGGCTCTGGAGGATTACCTGCCTATCTTACTGGGGCTAGTCGAAAATG GAAACCAGCTGCGAGATAAGTTGCAATTCTCATGGTTAAATCAAGAGGATGATGCAGAG gaAACAACGATGGCAAACTCTTGGTACGAGATTCTATCGGTTTTGCAAATGATGACCATGCTATCATTATCCCAGGCCAATTTATTGCTTCTTCCGAAAACATCTACAGATGGTTATCAGTCAAAAGTATCAGTAG AATGCAGGCGGGAATCTATTGATATGTTCTTGAAGGCAGCTGGATATCTAGATTTTGCTGTCAATAATGTTCTCCCTCAGCTTCCACCTGAAATCAG GAAAAATTTACCAATGGACCTGACAGAGGGGGTGCTTCGAGCCTTTTGCATGCAATCACTGGGACAG GGTGTTGATGTTCAACTTGGAATGGCAATTGATAGTGTCAACGCCACAGTGGCAGTGAAACGAAGGTTCGCATGCGAGCTGGTGAAATACTGGCATGAG GCTCAAGAAAACATAGTAAACCTTCCACTAGCAAATGGATGGGGAGACAAACATAGGCTTTTTGTTCGATGGAAGTATGCTGAAGCAAAG GCAGCTGCATACTACCTTCATGGATTAATCCTTGACGAGGGGAAAACAGAAGGATGTAGTGAGATGGCTGCGGCAGCTCTGCGAGCAGCAGATGAGTTCCTTAAAGAAAGCAAGATGACCTGTGAATCTTTCCACATGACACCTCCTTTATCGCG AAATCCACCTCTCTGGGGGACTAGCAAGTACCTCTCCGAGAAAATTCCGAAAGATATTTCAAGCAGGCTGCCAGTAAACCCAGGCCcgcaaaattatgaaat GATTCTGCAGACAGCCCCAGCACTGCCAGATTTTCAATTGTCTCTAAAACCTGAAGATTTCATACTTCCTTCAGTGGATTCATCATGGAAGGAGAACTGA
- the LOC107175604 gene encoding protein FAR1-RELATED SEQUENCE 5-like, translated as MAQSFKSIVVKAGGFENVSFLERDARNHVDKVRRLRLREEDAVAIQSCPPLGIITDQDKAMKNAVQIVFPNTKHRWCLWHILKKVPEKLGRYAEYHVIKVSLLSVVYNSHTPVEFEESWHDMLDKYDLRNNQWLNDLYEERNRWVPAFVKTTFWAGMSITQRSESINAFFDGYVNSKTTLKQFVEKYEKAMESKIEKEWQADARSFSQRLPCRTNFAMEKQVEEVYTIFKFQKFQQELVNKIYCEDFSCGGLEYEVIENDEKSREKTFRVIFEKDEDVRRFSSKVKVSYAARSSNIKHQRYKEECTTFYDVAEVASKNEESHKNIMGWIEKVMKDVSLNVRCDGDDTTIDGGSSSNIQDPVVTRRKGHPSCQRKQKQFKRSK; from the exons atggctCAAAGTTTTAAGTCGATTGTTGTCAAGGCTGGTGGCTTTGAAAATGTATCATTCTTAGAAAGAGATGCTAGAAATCATGTTGACAAAGTGAGGAGATTAAGACTCAGGGAAGAGGATGCTGTTGCAATTCAGag TTGTCCTCCCCTTGGAATCATTACAGATCAAGATAAAGCGATGAAAAACGCAGTTCAGATTGTGTTTCCAAACACTAAGCATCGATGGTGTTTGTGGCATATACTGAAAAAAGTGCCTGAGAAGTTGGGAAGGTATGCAGAATATCATGTCATTAAAGTTTCATTACTTTCTGTTGTTTATAATTCACATACTCCTGTTGAATTCGAGGAATCTTGGCATGACATGTTAGATAAATATGATCTTAGAAATAATCAGTGGTTGAATGATTTATATGAGGAAAGAAATCGTTGGGTTCCAGCATTCGTGAAAACTACTTTTTGGGCTGGAATGTCAATCACTCAACGTAGTGAGAGTATCAATGCTTTTTTTGATGGGTATGTTAACTCAAAAACAACTTTGAAGCAATTTGTGGAGAAATATGAGAAAGCAATGGAAAgtaaaattgagaaagaatGGCAAGCAGATGCACGGAGTTTTAGCCAACGGTTGCCATGTCGTACCAATTTTGCAATGGAAAAGCAAGTTGAAGAAGTGTACACTATTTTCAAGTTTCAGAAATTTCAGCAGGAGCTTGTGAATAAGATATATTGTGAGGATTTCAGTTGTGGAGGGTTAGAATATGAAGTTATTGAAAACGATGAAAAGAGTAGAGAAAAGACTTTTAGAgtcatttttgaaaaagatgaaG ATGTGCGGAGATTCTCTAGTAAAGTCAAAGTCAGTTATGCTGCACGGAGTTCGAACATTAAACATCAGCGATATAAAGAGGAGTGCACTACTTTTTATGATGTTGCTGAGGTAGCttccaaaaatgaagaaagccATAAAAACATTATGGGTTGGATTGAGAAAGTTATGAAGGATGTATCTCTAAATGTTCGATGTGACGGTGACGATACAACCATTGATGGTGGATCCAGTAGTAACATACAAGATCCAGTGGTAACTCGGCGTAAAGGTCATCCATCTTGtcaaagaaagcaaaagcaatttaAGAGGtcaaaatag